The following are encoded in a window of Thalassotalea insulae genomic DNA:
- the ispD gene encoding 2-C-methyl-D-erythritol 4-phosphate cytidylyltransferase translates to MKQVNNPLAVVVPAAGVGKRMKTSCPKQYLKIAQSTILEHTVLKLLSHPRITQVIIALGEADEYFPDTQLANHTDVRIVTGGQERVDSVLAGLKAIDSSRFPWVLVHDAARPCVTLSDIEKLIDACLNAQQGGILALPVRDTMKRSEDSMVTETVERDNLWHALTPQMFPSELLIQAIEQAISSGAMITDEASAIEFAGGQCQLVEGSSENIKITRPDDLALAEFILTKQQSINDSSEQQEQI, encoded by the coding sequence ATGAAGCAGGTGAATAATCCTTTAGCTGTGGTTGTACCGGCAGCTGGAGTGGGTAAGCGCATGAAGACCTCATGTCCTAAACAATATTTAAAAATAGCTCAGTCGACAATTTTAGAACATACCGTTTTAAAATTATTATCGCACCCGCGAATTACTCAGGTGATTATTGCTTTAGGAGAGGCGGATGAATATTTTCCTGATACTCAATTAGCCAATCATACTGATGTACGTATTGTAACTGGTGGCCAGGAGCGAGTTGATTCTGTTTTAGCGGGTTTAAAGGCGATAGATAGCAGCCGTTTCCCTTGGGTGTTAGTGCATGATGCTGCCAGGCCTTGTGTCACCTTAAGCGATATCGAAAAGCTTATTGATGCTTGTTTAAACGCACAGCAAGGGGGAATTTTAGCACTGCCAGTAAGAGATACCATGAAGCGTAGTGAAGATAGTATGGTAACTGAAACCGTAGAGCGGGATAATTTATGGCATGCCTTAACCCCGCAAATGTTTCCAAGTGAGCTACTTATTCAGGCAATTGAACAGGCGATCTCAAGCGGCGCTATGATCACAGATGAAGCATCGGCAATAGAATTTGCTGGCGGACAATGTCAGCTGGTAGAAGGTAGCAGTGAGAATATTAAGATCACCCGTCCGGATGATTTGGCGCTGGCGGAATTTATTTTAACGAAGCAGCAAAGCATAAATGACAGTAGTGAGCAGCAGGAGCAAATATGA